Sequence from the Nocardioides exalbidus genome:
CGCTCCGGCGATGACGACGCGCATGCCTCCACCCAACCATGCGCGCCAAAGCGCCTGCGCCGATGCGTCGGGTCAGCCCGCCAGGTGCGCCCAGCGAGCGGAGAGCTCGGTCCACGGGCCGTCGTCGACCACGCGACCGGAGTCGAGCACCAGGACGCGGTCGGCCTGCGCGAGGGCGGCGACCTTGCTGGTCGCGCCGATGACCGTCGCGCCCCGCTCGCGCAGCGCGCGCCACAGCTCGATCTCCGTGGCGGCGTCGAGCGCGGACGAGACGTCGTCGGCGAGCAGCACGTCGGCCTCGGTGGCGAGCGCACGTGCGAGGGCGAGCCGCTGCACCTGGCCTCCAGAGAGGCGGACCCCGCGGTGGCCGACGAGCGACTCCGGGCCTCCGGCCTCCGACACGTCGCGGCCCATCCGGGCCGCCTCGATGGCGGGCATGACCGTGCGCCCGGCGTGGTCGAGACCGACGTTGCCGTTGAAGGTGCCCGACAGGACGCGCGGCACCTGGGCGACGTGGGCCACCCGTGCCGGGCGGAGCGTGGTCTGCGGGTCGTCGACGACCTGGCCGTTCCAGACGATCTCGCCGGTGCTGCTCACGAGGCCGGCGAGCGCGCCGAGCAGGCTGGACTTGCCGGAGCCGACCTGGCCGAGCAGCAGCACGAGCTCACCGGCGCGGACCTCGAGGTCGACGTCCTGGACGCCGAGGGTGCCGTCGTCGTGGACGGCCGAGAGGTCGCGCAGGGTCAGGGTGCGCAGCGGCTCGCGCACGGCCGCGGCGGGTGCGGCGGCGGTGCCGGCGGACAGGTCCATGCCGCCGGGCAGCACCATCAGGTCGCCGCCTCCGGCGAGGGCGCTGGTGGCATGCATCCAGGCGCGTGTCCCGGGAGCCTCGGTGACGACCGCACCGGCGACCCGGCCGAACCAGTCGAACCCGCTGACCGCGTTGGCGACCAGCAGGGCGGTCGCGAGCTCCCAGTGACCGGACAGCAGGCCCGCCCAGGCGGCGACCACGCCGCACTGCACCATGACGACGGGGACACCGTCGAGGAGCGACTGGACGCGGTGCTCGCGGACCGCGGCGTCGACACGTCCGCCGTCGACCTCGCGCAGGTGGCGGTGGAGGTGCGGGGTGGCCGCGGCGAGCTTGACCGTGCGGATCGACTCGAGCGTCGACACGAGCGCCTGGCCGAACCCGGCGCGGGCCGCGGAGGCTGCGGCCGCCGACCGGCCGGCGACCGGGCGTCCGAGCGAGGAGGCGAGGGCGGAGGCGACCATGACCGCGAGCAGGATCGCCCCGGCGAGCCAGGTGCCGGCGATGAGGGCGGTCAGGACGGCGACGAGCAGGCCGTTGACGAAGTCGACCCAGCGGTCGGTGTAGCGCGCGATGCGGTCGGCGTCCATGGCGCGGGCGACGACCTCGCCCGGCGGCGTACGGACGAGGCGGCGCTGGTCGGTCTGGCCGGCGAGGACGGCGGCGCGCACCCGCATGCGGACCTCGACCCACCAGTGCGGATAGGTCCAGAACGCCTGCGACAGCAGCAGCGGGCCGATCATCAGCGAGGCGACGAGCGCGAGCAGCAGGAGACCGGGGTTGTCGCCGTCCTGGAGCGTGGTGACGACGTGGCCCCAGACGAAGCCGGTGATCGCACCGTAGGCGCCCGTGATCGAGGCCACGAGGAAGAGCAGCGCGCCGAGGAGGCCCCACTCGGGCTTGAGGCGGATGACGTGCCAGACCTGGCGCATCAGGCCGAGCGGCGGGTCGACGTGGGGCGGTTCGGGCGGCGTGGTGCTGCGGCGCACGGAGCCGATGGAGGAGTCGTCGTGGTGGTGCTCCTCGATGACCACCTCGTGGGCGGCGGCGTCGAGGAGGTCGCGGAACGGCCCGTTGGTGACCGCCAGCCGGTCGCGTGGACCCTGCTGCACCACGCGGCCGGCCTCGAGCACGGCGACCTGCTCCGCGCGCTCGGTGGTGGACAGGCGGTGGGCGACGAGGATGCCGGTGCGGCCGGAGATCAGGCGGTCGGCGGCGCGCACGACGCGCGCCTCGGTGACCGGGTCCATCCGGGCGGTGGCCTCGTCGAGCACCACGACGCTGACGTCGCGGACCAGCAGCCGGGCGAAGGCGACGAGCTGCTCCTCGCCGGCGGACAGGCTGGTGCCGCCGGGGCCGAGCAGCGTGTCGAGGCCTTCGGGGAGACCGGCGACCCACTCGGTGAGGCCGAGCTCCTCGACGGCCGCGACGACCGACTCGCGGGGTGCCTCGCCGAAGAGGGTGATGTTGTCGACCAGCGTGCCGGCGAGGATCTCGGTGCGCTGGGTGACGACGCCCACGGCCGACCGGAGCTGCTGGAGGTCGAGCTCGAGGACGTCGGTGCCGCCGAGGAAGACGGTGCCGGGCGGCGGCTCGACCGCACGGGAGAGGAACGATGCGAGC
This genomic interval carries:
- a CDS encoding ATP-binding cassette domain-containing protein, whose protein sequence is MTITETSRSTDATTPVSEPTTDRQPVDWRRVRRPLSVVCLSLAFVGAVASSLGSVVAGRLADSPTSMLVGVLALCVVGGAFVDTAARTIWGVVVDRAEGRLRADLIDAAMAQPLSELSEQAVGEVLDRIDDDTWEVGQLMRWGVWMAIRTVLSAGPLWIVAAITWWPAAFLFPLCGVAVWFAIRRLLPLIAERKVLEEAAWTDHAASTEEGIAARDDVRTSLGQPHVLRRNAELAAEIHRRLRGVLAVEVSVTRRSGGLLHGVLAATGLLGVALVLHGDLSTARLVTLFLVTTMFVGQVDMLARHLPDLQEGMGAVLRLRGMMSVPAEPVGGLSLPHGPLDVELRGLAFSYGTGSFALRDIDLSVPAGHTCALVGRTGSGKSTLASFLSRAVEPPPGTVFLGGTDVLELDLQQLRSAVGVVTQRTEILAGTLVDNITLFGEAPRESVVAAVEELGLTEWVAGLPEGLDTLLGPGGTSLSAGEEQLVAFARLLVRDVSVVVLDEATARMDPVTEARVVRAADRLISGRTGILVAHRLSTTERAEQVAVLEAGRVVQQGPRDRLAVTNGPFRDLLDAAAHEVVIEEHHHDDSSIGSVRRSTTPPEPPHVDPPLGLMRQVWHVIRLKPEWGLLGALLFLVASITGAYGAITGFVWGHVVTTLQDGDNPGLLLLALVASLMIGPLLLSQAFWTYPHWWVEVRMRVRAAVLAGQTDQRRLVRTPPGEVVARAMDADRIARYTDRWVDFVNGLLVAVLTALIAGTWLAGAILLAVMVASALASSLGRPVAGRSAAAASAARAGFGQALVSTLESIRTVKLAAATPHLHRHLREVDGGRVDAAVREHRVQSLLDGVPVVMVQCGVVAAWAGLLSGHWELATALLVANAVSGFDWFGRVAGAVVTEAPGTRAWMHATSALAGGGDLMVLPGGMDLSAGTAAAPAAAVREPLRTLTLRDLSAVHDDGTLGVQDVDLEVRAGELVLLLGQVGSGKSSLLGALAGLVSSTGEIVWNGQVVDDPQTTLRPARVAHVAQVPRVLSGTFNGNVGLDHAGRTVMPAIEAARMGRDVSEAGGPESLVGHRGVRLSGGQVQRLALARALATEADVLLADDVSSALDAATEIELWRALRERGATVIGATSKVAALAQADRVLVLDSGRVVDDGPWTELSARWAHLAG